DNA sequence from the Cottoperca gobio chromosome 10, fCotGob3.1, whole genome shotgun sequence genome:
CTCGGCTGGGGCAGACTCGGCTGGGGCAGCCTCCACAGGGGCAGACTCGGCAGGGGCAGCCTCCACAGGGGCAGACTCGGCTGAGGCAGACTTGGCCAGGGTAGCCTCCACAGGGGCAGACTCGGCCAGGGTAGCCTCCACAGGAGCGGCCTCTATTAGAGCAGCCTCGGCTGGATTGGCCTCCATTGGGGCAGACTCTACCGTCTCCGCTTCTTCGCTTGCAGTGGGCTCGGCTGGGCTGGCGACGTCAGTGGACACATCCTCTGctgcttgttttgtgtctgaAGGCTCCTCACTTGCAACAGGTGCAGGTATTTCCTCAGAGGTTGTGGTGGCCTCCGTCTCTGCTGGCACTGAATGTGCCACAGGATCTGGACAAGAGAGGAAATACAGCAAACCATCAGTAGACGCCTTCATGTGATTGTGTGTCAAGCAAAAGAGATGTCGACAGAGAAACAAGCAGACAGAGATCAATATCTGTGACACCTGCGTTGGTCTCTGTGGAGGTCTGGTCGAGTGAAATCTCTGTGAGTGTTACTGATGACACCTCTTCTCTTATGACAGCGGGCTcatcagagacaggaacagactCAGCTGATTCCACCTCTGCCTCTGTGATTGTGGAGCTCCGGGCTGCTGACTCTGGATTTGGCACTGTAGTTGTCTAACATGTggataaagaataaagatttTAATCTGTTTAACCAAGACTTGCATACattaatgtatataaaatgattAATGTCATCATTTGATTAATCGCACTTAAACTGTACTCGTCAGTGACAGAAGTAACACATTTAATCTATAAACAGAATAAAGCCATAGTTTACAGTTTTCTTAAACATTTCAGTTCTAATAGCTTAGATTTATTACACTgactgaagaggaagaaaaaaataaacctaATCGCTTACATtagcattttacatttcaggtATTTAGCTGACACTACGGGTTGACTTACAGTAAGTTTAACAGCAGCATAAGTTTAATTTCTAGATCACAAAAACAGTAGAACCATCATTAAAAGGCAAAGTCCTGAGAAAGGAAATAACATTTCTAGAGGCATGAGGGACTTTTtgagaaagtaaaaaaatcaAGAGCGGAAATCATTGAGTGGAAAGGGAGTTACCATCATATGGGTTTCACACACTGTAATCACAGCTTTACAGTTCTTTCCATTTAAAACTCGCTGGttacatctatatataatattcagaATAAATCTGTTCAGTGACTCGATATGACTGCTAACCTGCGGTTGTGAAGCAGCAATCTCTTTGGCGAGCGGCTCCTGGGGCTTTGAGGCGAACAGTGAAGACACTGTGGCGCTGCTCCAATGACCTACAGCATACACCTTCTTACCCGTCACCTTGGGAGCACAAAAGACAGTAATAATGGTGTTAAACGCTGAAAATTATGACGTTTCTTAATTCGCATTTGAAAAAAGTAATGTTACCTTTAGCACAGCCACTGTTTGAGCCGGGTAGCACACTGACGCTCCGGCACTCATCAGGCCCAGTGGAACGGCCGTCTTCTTGAAATGAGAGCCTGAAATACAGTTGAAACATGACAATCAATGTAGCTTGGCACTTGGAGAGGACATTCAACTGACTCCCCACTGTGAGACAAAAGCAGTTGTGAGAAAatggaaacagaaaatgaactTTCTATTTCTAAGGTGTCGTACATCTCTGTACCTCTGTGGTCTAGCAGTGAGGCTATTGGGACTAAAGTGGCAAACTGTGGTGGATGAAGGCTGATAATCTGTGACAGCTGCCGAGTCAAACTCAGGTTAATGTAAAAACTGTATAATGCATACACCTGCTGTCTGTAATGAGTGTTGTGTTTTACAAAGTGATTGAGTTTAAGTCAGACTAGTATGCCAAATAAACAAGGTTTGAATTATGTTCACATGTCCACACTCAGGGGGGCACTGTGGATGATTTATTATGTACGCCTGTTACATTACCACACAGCCGCATGGTAAACGTCATTCTAAGCTATGGAGGCACTGAGCTTGCTTGCATGCTACTATGATTATGCAAGGGTAGATCATTTTTCTATTAATGGGAAATACCCTGTTTCAAATACAACACTGATTCATATACTACATATTAACAGTCTAGATTTCCTGTGGAAAAATTCTTACAGAACCAAGTACTGTTTTCCAGTGGAAATATTACATGAAATGCAATCATATGCAATTAAAAGAATTATGATTATATGATGATTGTATGCTTAAATATTGTGATATTCATACATATCATATTCATGATATATGGCCATTTATATTGATACACTTCAACATATTTAACTGTGGTTTGTTTATTATGCTGTAATATTGTTGTATGGACTAATACGCAGACAGATTATAAGATGACATAACATTTGTTCCCAGCAGTCCTAAAGTATTTGTGATATAGTCACTGGGGATTAAGTTACCTTTCCGTGCCAAGAACATGCCAAGCAGGCCGGCCATGGTGATGGTGCCAAATCTCGGTAGAAACCCCGGGGGAGGGTCTTTCAAGTAATAGTACACATCTGGGGAAGACAGTAAACATTCCTTCAATTTCTCAATTCTGAACTCAAGTCTGACCCTCTGCTCACAATACACTAAACAAGCAGCACAGTACAGAACAGTGAGCGtggcaatataaataataatatgaatatgaatagtAATATTTATGCATAGTATATTTTCTGAGGTCGGGGACATAACAGTACAAATGccacacacagcacagtgaGCTGTGTGTGATTTTATAATGTAACCTTACATACATGCAGCATTAACTAGAGAATATATTTAATGAGAACATAAATAGATGTCTTAGTTACACTATGTGGGATTTGTTTTTTAGGGTGTCAGTACAAAAACATGAGTTTAGGCACCAAGAGTTTCATGGAGGGAGAATATTATTTCATATATCCTATATATGACACCTCCTACTGTTCACTCACCCTCTCCTGCATGGTATAGATTTACACTTCTTGTTTTCACAGAAACACAGGCACCCTGCAGGGAACAAGGGAAAAAGCTGAAATGAACCGCTACAACAAGCCATCAAGAACACAACTACATCTGAGTCAGAGTGAAgggtttttttcccccatctTCCACAGTATCAAACTGCCAAATTTCCTCGCAGCAAACCTTGCAGCTGCTGAGTTAACTACATGAACACTATTTCCTGTCTGACTCCTGAACTTTGCTGCTTGCAAAGTCGTACCTGCACAGAGCACTCGCAGCATGTGGGATTGTGCTACGTAACCGCTAACAGTATGAGTAAAAATCAGGGTTGGAAAATTGACGCTGCAGGTGCAAGATAAAACCTCTCAGATGTGTTGCAACTGTTGTTGCATTTATACAACACTTATTTACATCCATCTAAGAGTTGTTCTTTCTGGGGTGTAAGTGTTGGACAGGATGTGAAAGTAGGAGTCTGTGAACTATAATATCTTCTCATGCACAGCTGTTGATGTACACAGGAAGATGTAAATACCTTAACAGCCAGGACGATTGGTAGTATGCCCTCTCTCGCTGTGGTTAACCCTTTCTGAATAACACCAGGCCTCTCTGGAACAAACTGGGCCTGAGCCGAAGGTGGCAGCGGGGTGTAGATGTTCAGCTGGGGACAGAGGCAGTGTCAGCATGTGGTTGTGATGTTCAACAGTATCAGACCTGCTGACGTTCTGGGACAACCATACCTTTTCTCGAGTTAACAGTCCATCAGTGTGCACTTCGCTCAAAGTATACACACGGATGGAGGCTATGCCCATCACCGCCGGGACGGCCAGAATCACCACCTAGGACACAATTATTCACCGCTGACTTTAGCATGTGTGAGCTCATGGCAAcaacacagacactaatcactgATAGACAGATGATGGATGATGTGGACCAGTGGTAGAAACAGaagatcatttaaatgtgtaaacataGCAAAACCACcatgtgaaaatactccattaaAAGTCATTTCACTTCAGTAAAAGTGAACAAGTATGACAACAATAGATTATTAAAGCATTATTAAAGTACTCCTTATGCAGAATTACTGCTTTCCCAGtgttgattatatatatataatacatatttaaggACCATTATTGATGAAGCATTGACACGTAAGctgcactttaatgttgcagcaggttCAGTtgaagctcattttaattactttgtatACAGTTGGGTACTTTAAACTATAACATGCGTCAAATTTagaaattgtacttaaatacagcGACTAAGTTAATTTATTTAGCTACTTTTCACGACTGATAGACATATTTTACATAAGTTGTCAGCGTATATAACAGCCACGTCATGCCTACTAATGGTAGCGTTAAGTTATAAGTAACTTTAACCTTACTGTAGATAACCATAGACTGCATATATTTAGATGGATAACTTGCAATTGCCTCCAACAAAGCTAGCTGGGGTTAACTGTAATGTTTCCtttaattgtattaaaac
Encoded proteins:
- the apool gene encoding MICOS complex subunit MIC27 isoform X2; translation: MAAKVVILAVPAVMGIASIRVYTLSEVHTDGLLTREKLNIYTPLPPSAQAQFVPERPGVIQKGLTTAREGILPIVLAVKGACVSVKTRSVNLYHAGEDVYYYLKDPPPGFLPRFGTITMAGLLGMFLARKGSHFKKTAVPLGLMSAGASVCYPAQTVAVLKVTGKKVYAVGHWSSATVSSLFASKPQEPLAKEIAASQPQTTTVPNPESAARSSTITEAEVESAESVPVSDEPAVIREEVSSVTLTEISLDQTSTETNADPVAHSVPAETEATTTSEEIPAPVASEEPSDTKQAAEDVSTDVASPAEPTASEEAETVESAPMEANPAEAALIEAAPVEATLAESAPVEATLAKSASAESAPVEAAPAESAPVEAAPAESAPAESVPAESAPVDVAPVDVAPVDVAPVDVAPIESDTVEAAPVEAAPVEAAPVEAAPVEAAPVEAAPVESIPSSEEPPALTALDDPTEPVVESAEPELAAQPELADPPQVAAVEETLVPPSQQPAAENSKGGSSFQPDPALMDFGQSSPEDEDLYSTRS